AACACCAGAGACGCCGAAGCGAGACCGCGGCCTGAGCCTCTACACGATTGGCGGCGGCGCGCTCGCACTGTTCGGCGCGGCGATGCTGCTCGCGCACCGATTTACCAGCGTGGAGCTGCCGGACTGGGCGTACTACTGCGCGGTGGGCGCGCTGGTGCTGGGCATCGTGGAGTGGGCGCTGGGCCGCATGACGCCCGAAGCCGCCTGGGAGTGGAACAAAAGTCTGATCTTCGCCCTGGGGCTCGCCACACTCATACGCTGGCCCATCGCGGAGCCCTATCGCATCCCTTCGGGCTCCATGGAGACTACGCTCCACGGCGATCCGGCCTTCGGCAAGGGCGACCGCGTCTTCGTGAACAAGTGGATCTACGGCGTACGTTACCCTTTCATGAACAAGCGCATCTGGCAGGGCAAGGCGCCGGAGCGCTGGGACATTGTAGTATTCAAATCGGTGGAGCCCGACGCCGAGCACCCGACGCTGGTGAAGCGAATCGTGGGGATGCCGGGCGAGCGCATCCAAATCCGCGGCGGCCACATATACGTGAACAATCAGGAACTGCCCATTCCGGATTTCATGCCCGAGGGACAGTTCTACACGGCGGGTTTTGGCATGACCTACGGTGTGCGGCCCGAGCCTGAGTATTCCGTGGTGCCGGAGGGGCACTACCTCGTGCTGGGGGACAACAGCGCGAACAGCCGCGACGGCCGCTACTTTGGCTGGCTGCCCAATGAAAACATCGTGGGCCGGGTGGCCTCTATCTGGTGGCCGCCGCCCCGGTGGCGCGACTTTACGGGGTTCTCTCAAACGTATTGGTGGAACGGGTTGCTCTTCATGCTCACACTGCTTTGCATCGTACGCCTCTTTTTCGGGTGCTCCTGGCCGGTCATGAACGAAGCCGGCGACGGGGTGGACCACCTCTTCATCAGCTTCATCGCCTTCGGCCTCCGCGTCCCCATGACCACCCTGCGCATCGCGCGCTGGGGACAAGCCTCGCGGGGCGACTGGGTACTCTATCGGCCCGTGGGCGAAGTGGCCCGGGATTATGACCACCTTCTCGGCCGCGTCGTGGGGTTGCCGGGCGACGAGGTCCATATTGAAGAAGGCCAGTTGATCGTGGGCGGCGTCGCCGTGAAGGCCGACTGGCTGGATCGGCCCATCGCAACTTTGAAGGGGTTGGAGCCGACGGACAACGGCAAGGTCCATGTGGCGGAAGGCCAGTTATTTATTTTGACCGACAGCCCCGAAGATGAATCCGCCATCGACAGCCGCGTGATGGGTACCGTACCCGCCTCAAATCTAGTCGGGCGAGCCACGGGTATCTGGTGGCCGCTGAAGCGGGCAAGGTCCGTTAAGTAAGCCTATCGAGATTCCGCGCCATCGGCAATCGGGACGCGGCGTTCCTTCCCTTGAAAGTAACGTTGAAGCCTTCGGTAGGGGCCGTTACAATCGTGGTCGCTGCCACTTTTGTTCCCGTCGGAGGACTTTCTCGTCATGCATCGCTTCGCACTCGCTTTTCTTCTCGCCGCCGCCATCGCGCCGGCTCAGGCTCCCCTGCCCAATTCTCCCACCCACACCAACAGCCTGGAGATGACCTTCGTCCGAATCGAGCCCGGCACCTTCACCATGGGCGCGGACACCACGCCCCTGCCGGAATACCTTTCGGAGGGCCAGTCCAACATGGTCAATGGCGATTTCGACGAGTTGCCAAGTCATTCGGTGACTATCAGCCAGCCCTTTTACCTCGGCGCGACGGAAGTGACCAACGCCCAGTACGAGCAATTCGATCCGGATCATGTGGGCCTGCGCGGAAAGCTTGGATTCTCAAAGGAAGACGACGAAGCCGTCATATTTGTGTCGTGGGAGGAGGCCCAGGGCTATTGTGCCTGGCTCAGCGAAAAGGAGGGCCTGCCCTACAGGCTGCCCACGGAAGCCGAATGGGAGTACGCGTGTCGCGCTGGAACCGAAACCCACTTCAACACTGGCGCAGCGCTGCCGACCTTGTATTACAAGAATCAAGTCCGGACCTGGTACCCCGATCCCTTTCGGGTTGAACACTATCCCCGCGACTATGAGGCCGATCTGGTTTCCCTGGCGGTCGGAAAGACCCCGGCGAACGCCTGGGGCCTGCGCGATCTCCATGGGAATGTGGAGGAATGGTGCCTGGATTGGTATGGCCCCTACGAATCGGGCGCCCAGACCGATCCCGTGGGCCGGGCTTCCGGCCAGTTTCGCGTCACCCGCGGCGGGAGCCACGGCACCCTGCCCTACTATCTGCGCTCGGCCAATCGCAGCGGCAACCTGCCCCAGGACAAGCACTGGCTGATCGGTTTTCGCGTGGCCCTCGGCGCATTGCCAAAGACGGCCCCATTGGCGCCGACACCGCCGCCGATTCACCAGCAGAACGTGCGCAAGGAAATTCCGGGGAATCTCGCCGATGGCCCCGACCCCGCCGTCCCCTGGTTTCAGGCGCCGAAACGCTATGTAAATATCCCCGAAAACTCCCAGGGGCCGCTCTATTCCGAGCACAACCATGACCCCGCGCTGGTGGAATGCCCCAATGGCGATCTGCTGGCCATCTGGTATTCGACCGTCCGGGAGCAGTCCCGCGAGCTCGGCCTGGCCGCCGCCCGCCTGCGCCATGGCGCCGATCACTGGGAAGACGCCGCGCCCTTCTGGGATGCGCCCGATCGCAACGACCACGGCCCCGCCGCCTGGAACGATGGCGAGGGTAACATTCACCTGTTTGTGGGCCTCTCCGCCGCCGCCACGTGGGGCAATCTGGCCGTGGTCACGATGAGCTCGGCCGACAGCGGCGCGACCTGGACGGAGGCCCGGATCATCATGCCGGAGCACACCACCCGCCACCTGCCGGTCGAGTCCGTGTTTCGCATGGCCGACGGCACGTGGCTCCTGCCCTGCGACGCCCGCTCA
This region of Candidatus Hydrogenedentota bacterium genomic DNA includes:
- the lepB gene encoding signal peptidase I, giving the protein MGNSQETPETPKRDRGLSLYTIGGGALALFGAAMLLAHRFTSVELPDWAYYCAVGALVLGIVEWALGRMTPEAAWEWNKSLIFALGLATLIRWPIAEPYRIPSGSMETTLHGDPAFGKGDRVFVNKWIYGVRYPFMNKRIWQGKAPERWDIVVFKSVEPDAEHPTLVKRIVGMPGERIQIRGGHIYVNNQELPIPDFMPEGQFYTAGFGMTYGVRPEPEYSVVPEGHYLVLGDNSANSRDGRYFGWLPNENIVGRVASIWWPPPRWRDFTGFSQTYWWNGLLFMLTLLCIVRLFFGCSWPVMNEAGDGVDHLFISFIAFGLRVPMTTLRIARWGQASRGDWVLYRPVGEVARDYDHLLGRVVGLPGDEVHIEEGQLIVGGVAVKADWLDRPIATLKGLEPTDNGKVHVAEGQLFILTDSPEDESAIDSRVMGTVPASNLVGRATGIWWPLKRARSVK
- a CDS encoding SUMF1/EgtB/PvdO family nonheme iron enzyme, whose translation is MHRFALAFLLAAAIAPAQAPLPNSPTHTNSLEMTFVRIEPGTFTMGADTTPLPEYLSEGQSNMVNGDFDELPSHSVTISQPFYLGATEVTNAQYEQFDPDHVGLRGKLGFSKEDDEAVIFVSWEEAQGYCAWLSEKEGLPYRLPTEAEWEYACRAGTETHFNTGAALPTLYYKNQVRTWYPDPFRVEHYPRDYEADLVSLAVGKTPANAWGLRDLHGNVEEWCLDWYGPYESGAQTDPVGRASGQFRVTRGGSHGTLPYYLRSANRSGNLPQDKHWLIGFRVALGALPKTAPLAPTPPPIHQQNVRKEIPGNLADGPDPAVPWFQAPKRYVNIPENSQGPLYSEHNHDPALVECPNGDLLAIWYSTVREQSRELGLAAARLRHGADHWEDAAPFWDAPDRNDHGPAAWNDGEGNIHLFVGLSAAATWGNLAVVTMSSADSGATWTEARIIMPEHTTRHLPVESVFRMADGTWLLPCDARSQGQGGTSVHLSTDKGQTWNDAGGKLAGIHAGVTQLRDGRLFGFGRGDNVAGTDGVMRMPQSVSDDRGKTWTVAASPFQPIESSQRLVLMRLHDGALLMVSFANEPESMTDATGGTSQCKGLFAALSVDDGATWPVKRLVSDGSGKTLEWMDGHPFLMTNTEGEPKGYMSACQTPDGVIQLISSRQHYAFNRAWIEAGTKP